Proteins encoded in a region of the Magallana gigas chromosome 8, xbMagGiga1.1, whole genome shotgun sequence genome:
- the LOC105322236 gene encoding amiloride-sensitive sodium channel subunit alpha codes for MYKSVKEVLHSVISQSSVHGLPRILSSKHRYQRVLWLCLVLGTFGFLVHQLYQLFCEYKSYPIKTKVSMKRETLRFPAVSFCNMNAVKKSQMKLINELKLYEHIMDIPDESDSNEYFNDDEMFDPMGNQMNNEYNNAEINNTDFYYYHDYFNYFNFWYLNDYDTNLFDDDELNDQPSLNQFITYEKAQQELKNDPRSEKVKVFKNLFQNISKSTRKELGHRIEDLLIECSFNGKQCSAENFTLFQSLDFGNCYTLESNLFIARRPGPMNGLQMILQVEKFEQEENFLDGSGVRLVIHEPGTLPFPEEEGFTLSPGYETSIGMKMVALSRSKPPYGNCSEGESFYQTYGVHYTMSTCLHICRNINVIEICKCRPSENIVDIDYMDQFYSLPVCSLVENNKTKKHNFKRTCEEYVYYQIEENKINCGCESACRETVYKNILSGRVWPKDSYYRQELLNLTCSKRNHTYCSKYDLDINLKDNFLKTVIYYEDLNFEEISEEPLYDGFRFLSDIGGTLGLFLGASILSFVELVQLMVEILYYFQYKCLKNKPAVKKNRIQVEPV; via the exons ATGTACAAATCGGTAAAGGAAGTCCTCCACTCCGTGATCTCTCAATCCAGCGTTCACGGCCTTCCCAGAATCCTCTCTTCCAAACACAGGTATCAGCGCGTGCTATGGTTGTGTTTGGTTCTTGGAACGTTTGGATTTTTAGTGCACCAACTCTATCAACTGTTTTGTGAATACAAGAGCTATCCAATAAAAACAAAGGTTTCCATGAAAAGGGAAACGCTGCGTTTTCCAGCTGTTTCATTTTGTAATATGAACGCTGTGAAAAAATCTCAAATGAAActtataaatgaattaaaactttATGAGCACATTATGGACATACCCGATGAAAGTGATTCGAATGAATACTTTAATGACGATGAAATGTTCGACCCAATGGGAAATCAAATGAACAATGAATACAACAATGCAGAAATAAATAATACAGACTTTTATTACtatcatgattattttaattattttaatttttggtatcTTAATGACTACGATACCAATTTATTCGACGATGACGAATTAAATGACCAACCCTCTTTGAATCAATTCATCACTTATGAAAAGGCTCAGCAGGAATTGAAAAATGATCCAAGAAGTGAAAAAGTGAAAGTTTTTAAGAACCTCTTTCAAAACATATCCAA ATCTACCCGGAAAGAGTTAGGACATCGCATTGAGGATTTACTGATAGAATGTTCCTTCAACGGCAAACAGTGTTCAGCAGA GAACTTTACTCTCTTTCAATCTCTTGACTTTGGAAATTGTTATACTTTGGAAAGCAATCTATTCATTGCCAGAAGACCGGGTCCTATGAATG GTTTACAAATGATATTACAAGTAGAAAAGTTTGAGCAAGAGGAAAACTTTTTGGATGGGTCGGGTGTTCGACTGGTCATACATGAACCCGGAACTCTTCCGTTTCCTGAAGAAGAAGGATTCACCCTTAGTCCTGGATATGAGACAagcataggaatgaaaatg GTCGCATTATCTCGATCCAAACCTCCTTATGGCAATTGTAGTGAAGGGGAAAGTTTCTACCAAACCTACGGCGTGCACTACACAATGTCG ACATGCCTTCATATTTGCAGAAATATCAATGTCATAGAGATATGTAAATGCAGACCTTCGGAAAATATAGTAGACATTGACTATATGGACCAGTTTTATTCGCTACCTGTTTGTTCTCTAG TAGAAAATAACAAGACTAAAAAACACAACTTCAAGAGGACTTGTGAGGAATATGTATACTACCAGATAGaggaaaacaaaatcaattgtGGATGTGAAAGTGCTTGCAG AGAGACTGTGTATAAAAACATCCTCTCGGGCCGCGTGTGGCCAAAAGATTCCTACTAT AGACAAGAATTATTGAATTTAACATGTTCAAAAAGGAATCATACATATTGTTCAAAATACGACTTGGACATAAa TTTAAAAGACAACTTCCTAAAAACAGTGATTTATTACGAGGATCtaaattttgaggaaatatCCGAGGAGCCTCTTTACGAT GGTTTTCGGTTCCTCTCGGATATAGGCGGTACCCTTGGACTCTTCTTGGGCGCGTCCATTTTGAGTTTTGTCGAACTCGTTCAACTCATGGTAGAAATTTTATACTACTTCCAgtacaaatgtttgaaaaacaaacCAGCTGTGAAGAAGAATCGCATTCAAGTTGAACCTGTTTAG